From a region of the Zingiber officinale cultivar Zhangliang chromosome 10B, Zo_v1.1, whole genome shotgun sequence genome:
- the LOC122028644 gene encoding uncharacterized protein LOC122028644: MANLLYHVFAFFGLFSYGLYHLISAVRSYNTSSSSATTSPRLAIAIEHAARPYYPLALSAHRHHLLRHLPIYLSFFSLFVAVVANVLLSAGDARADAQRFSFLESASALLFFLLSLSLTLLLPLPTDLIFLLAALAFALLSAASAHSSAVGQQSELQSKCDALSSLIFSVSAAAALALAVAPRLFIAELVLSASIALQGLWSLQSGFSLYVEAFIPEGCHRLLGVRYISTSCDLEDSRIRAFAILDLAFTLHAILIAVVTSVVYISLNPAPVVVGGLVRRHNGGSYEALTTLSSTGALSDMDHMQMKVLSKSSTQA, translated from the coding sequence ATGGCCAATCTATTGTACCACGTCTTCGCCTTCTTCGGCTTGTTCTCCTACGGCCTCTACCACCTCATTTCCGCCGTCCGATCTTAtaacacctcctcctcctccgccaccaCCTCCCCTCGACTGGCCATCGCCATCGAACACGCCGCCCGTCCTTACTACCCCCTTGCTCTATCAGCCCACCGCCATCACCTCCTCCGCCACCTCCCCATctacctttctttcttctctctatTCGTTGCGGTCGTCGCCAACGTTCTCCTCTCCGCCGGCGATGCGCGCGCCGATGCCCAGCGCTTCTCCTTTCTCGAGTCCGCCTCGgcgctccttttcttcctcctgtccctctccctcaccctcttgTTGCCTCTCCCAACggacctcatcttccttctcgcCGCCCTCGCGTTTGCCCTTCTCTCCGCTGCCTCCGCCCACTCCTCCGCCGTTGGCCAGCAATCCGAACTCCAGTCCAAGTGCGACGCCCTCTCGTCTCTCATATTTTCCGTCTCTGCCGCTGCTGCGCTTGCCCTAGCTGTTGCCCCGAGGCTCTTCATCGCGGAGCTCGTCCTCTCCGCCTCCATTGCCCTCCAGGGTCTCTGGTCGCTGCAGTCTGGCTTCTCCCTTTATGTCGAGGCCTTCATTCCCGAGGGATGCCACCGGCTACTGGGCGTTCGATACATCTCCACGAGCTGCGATCTCGAGGACTCGCGTATCCGTGCCTTCGCGATCCTGGATCTGGCCTTTACCCTCCACGCCATTCTCATCGCCGTTGTCACCTCCGTCGTGTATATTTCTTTGAACCCGGCTCCCGTCGTGGTCGGGGGCCTTGTACGGAGGCACAATGGAGGCTCTTACGAGGCTCTGACAACGTTATCGTCCACCGGTGCTCTCTCAGATATGGATCACATGCAGATGAAGGTTCTCTCCAAGAGCTCGACGCAGGCTTGA